The Aeromonas jandaei genomic interval GCCAATTTCATCAGGCTTGTCGGACTGCGGATTGCAACCCGGGCAATCCCGCCTCTCCCACCAGCTTGCGACTGAGATAGCGCAACAGCACGCCGTAGAGCGGCACAAACAAACCAAGGCTAATCAGCAGCTTGAACACATAGTCCACGGTCGCGATCTCGACCCAGTGCTCTGCCATGAAGGGGTCGCTCGTGCGCCAGAAGGCCACACTGAAGAAGGCGATGGTATCGACCATGTTGCCAAACAGGGTGGAAGCCGCTGGCGCAATCCACCAGTGCTTGAGCAGACGCAGGCGGTTGAATACCACTACGTCCATAAACTGGCCCACCAGATAGGCCATAAAGCTGGCCAGCGCGATACGCGCCACAAACAGGTTGAACTCGGCCAGATGACCTACACCCTGGAAGCTCCCTTCAAAGAAGAGTACGGAGAGCACATAGGAGATGGCCAGTGCCGGCAGCATCACGGTCTGGATAATCTTGCGCGCCAGACCGGCACCGAAGATCCGCACCGTCAGGTCGGTCGCCAGAAAGATAAACGGGAAGCTGAACGCACCCCAGGTGGTGTGAAAACCGAAGACGGTGATAGGCAGCTGAACCAGATAGTTGCTGCTGGCAATAACGAGGATATGGAACAACGACAGGCGAACGAGCGCCGTTTGGTACTGCTCAGGGGTCAGATTCATCTTGTGACCTTTTTGGTTAATGGGGTTAGGGAACCCATATCGCCACCATTGGCGATAAGCGAAGCGCGAGATTATACGCCCCGCACACGATAGTTCAATCTTTATGCTGTCTGGCAAGCCAGAGCAGCGCCTCCCGATCTTCAGGGCGCACCGCCTCCAACCAGCAGCCGCTGTAGTGCTCAAACTCCAGTCTGAACTGGCTTCCCTCGAAATCCAGCAACCAGCTATGGCGATCGGCACCGACATCCCGCTCCAGTGGATGCAGCTCCCACGCCTGCAGCAGCGCCCCGGCCAAGGCCGGAAAAGTGTCCCAATCGAGAGCGGGACACGCCAGCATGACAACTCCGGCATCGCTATCTATCTGCTTGATCTGCCATCTCATTCCAAATCTCTCAGCTGCTGCAGGATAGCTCGCCACCGCAATACCATGCCGGTTGCGGGGTAGCGAGATCCTCATATTCGGGTTGCTCATCATAGGGGCGTTGCAAAGCGGCAAACAAGCGCTCGAACGGCTGCATATCGCCCGCCTCGGCAGCATCGATCACCTGCTGGGCCAGCGCATTGCGCAGCACATATTTGGGATTGATGGCATCCATCCGCGCCTTGCGCACACTATCTTCGCTTCCTTCCCGCACCAGCCGCTCCCGGTAACGAGTCAACCACCCCTGCCACGCAGCGGGGTCGGCTAATAACACCAGCAAGGATGCCGGCCATGCCCCCTCTCCCGTCACCTCACCGAGCCGGCGCAGGAACAGGTGGTAATCCACCTTGCGGGCCGCCAGCAAACGGAACAGCTCGCGGAACAGTGCCGGGTCATCCTCCTCCCACACCGCCAGCCCGAGCTTGGCCCGCATCAGCTCGGAGTAGTGCAGCATCAACTGGTGTTCGTACTGGGCCAGCGCCGCTGCCAGCGCATCACCGTCGACATGTCCCGCCAGCGCCTGCGCCAGCTTTTGCAGATTCCAGTAGCCGACCGCCGGCTGCTGATCCAGCGCATAGCGACCCGCCGGATCCGAGTGATTGCAGACAAAGTCCGGCACATAGGCATCGATAAAGCCGTAGGGGCCGTAATCCAGCGTCAGGCCGAGCAGCGACATGTTGTCGGTGTTCATCACCCCGTGACAGAAGCCCGCCGCCTGCCATTTGGCAATCAGCCGCGCGGTACGACGCACTACCTCGGCAAACAGCTCGGCGCCACTCTCCAGCTCGGGGAAGTGGTGGTGCAGCAGATAATCGATAAGCAGCGGAATCTTCTCCCCCTGCCCGCTCCAGGCGAAATACTCGATATGACCGAAGCGCAGGTGGCTGGGGGCGGTGCGCAGCACAGTCGCCCCCGTCTCCACCTGTTCGCGGTAAACGGGCTCCTGGCTGCCCACCAGCACCAGTGCCCGGGTGGTCGGTATGCCGAGGGCATGGAGTGCTTCGGAGGCCAGATATTCGCGAATGCTCGAGCGCAATACGGCGCGGCCATCGCCAAAGCGGGAAAACGGCGTCTTTCCTGCCCCCTTCAGATGGAGATCCCAGCGCTGGCCATCTGGCGCCTGCTGCTCACCCAGCAGCAGCGCCCGGCCATCGCCAAGGCGTGGGCTATAGCCGCCGAACTGATGGCCGGCATACACCTGCGCCACCGGGTGCATGCCGGGCAGCAATTTCCCCTCGCCACAGCAGGCGATCCAGTCAGACTCGCTGACACCTCCCAACCCCAACTCTGCCAGCAAAGCGCGGTTGAGGTGAAGTAGCCGGGGTTGTTGTAGCGGCTGGGGCACCACAGGTTCACAGGCCCAGGGCAGTTCGCTCGCAAAAGTGTTGATCAGCTTCATGGTTGTGCCATTCATCCCTGAGTATGCTCGTG includes:
- a CDS encoding protein adenylyltransferase SelO, yielding MKLINTFASELPWACEPVVPQPLQQPRLLHLNRALLAELGLGGVSESDWIACCGEGKLLPGMHPVAQVYAGHQFGGYSPRLGDGRALLLGEQQAPDGQRWDLHLKGAGKTPFSRFGDGRAVLRSSIREYLASEALHALGIPTTRALVLVGSQEPVYREQVETGATVLRTAPSHLRFGHIEYFAWSGQGEKIPLLIDYLLHHHFPELESGAELFAEVVRRTARLIAKWQAAGFCHGVMNTDNMSLLGLTLDYGPYGFIDAYVPDFVCNHSDPAGRYALDQQPAVGYWNLQKLAQALAGHVDGDALAAALAQYEHQLMLHYSELMRAKLGLAVWEEDDPALFRELFRLLAARKVDYHLFLRRLGEVTGEGAWPASLLVLLADPAAWQGWLTRYRERLVREGSEDSVRKARMDAINPKYVLRNALAQQVIDAAEAGDMQPFERLFAALQRPYDEQPEYEDLATPQPAWYCGGELSCSS
- a CDS encoding 7-cyano-7-deazaguanine/7-aminomethyl-7-deazaguanine transporter; amino-acid sequence: MNLTPEQYQTALVRLSLFHILVIASSNYLVQLPITVFGFHTTWGAFSFPFIFLATDLTVRIFGAGLARKIIQTVMLPALAISYVLSVLFFEGSFQGVGHLAEFNLFVARIALASFMAYLVGQFMDVVVFNRLRLLKHWWIAPAASTLFGNMVDTIAFFSVAFWRTSDPFMAEHWVEIATVDYVFKLLISLGLFVPLYGVLLRYLSRKLVGEAGLPGLQSAVRQA
- a CDS encoding DUF3630 family protein, which translates into the protein MRWQIKQIDSDAGVVMLACPALDWDTFPALAGALLQAWELHPLERDVGADRHSWLLDFEGSQFRLEFEHYSGCWLEAVRPEDREALLWLARQHKD